The Sporosarcina luteola genome contains a region encoding:
- a CDS encoding NupC/NupG family nucleoside CNT transporter — translation MSIVWGIFGCAVILFIAYLMSENKKIINVRTMLVGFFAQVLLGFIVLKWGAGIAVVEFVSDGVNKVMGYGMEGLSFVFGSLADKNGPVGSIFAINVLTIMVFLSALISLLYYFGIMQLIVKVLGGLISKFMKTGYVESTNAAMNIFLGMTQSAISVKPYISRMSRSQIFAIMVGGLASVSGAVLIGLAAMGIPIEYLLSAAIMSAPAGLMLAKLIIPETDPLNPDEWKEMDDYMGESKKDTNIMDVIINGSREGLNLAVNAGIILISIIGLVALLNGILGGVGSLFGFPELSFETITGYIFAPVALIIGIPWDEALAAGNLLGQKMILNEFVAFTSFSTMIEQFSEKSIAILTFALSGFANIGSIGIILGIMIGVAPTRKKDIQAMAIKALIAATLANLLNGAIVGIFFF, via the coding sequence ATGAGTATAGTATGGGGGATCTTCGGATGTGCGGTTATTTTATTTATTGCATATCTTATGTCCGAAAACAAAAAGATTATTAACGTTCGAACAATGCTCGTCGGATTTTTTGCACAGGTCCTATTAGGATTTATCGTCCTTAAATGGGGAGCTGGAATTGCAGTCGTTGAGTTTGTATCTGACGGTGTCAATAAAGTGATGGGATATGGGATGGAAGGTCTCTCCTTCGTATTCGGATCTTTAGCAGATAAAAACGGTCCGGTTGGATCAATATTTGCAATCAATGTACTAACCATTATGGTTTTCCTATCTGCCTTGATTTCACTTTTATATTACTTTGGCATTATGCAGTTGATTGTAAAAGTGCTCGGTGGACTCATTTCGAAGTTCATGAAAACGGGATATGTCGAATCGACAAACGCCGCGATGAATATCTTCTTAGGGATGACACAATCGGCAATTTCCGTTAAACCGTATATTAGTCGGATGTCCAGGTCGCAAATTTTTGCCATCATGGTTGGTGGATTAGCATCCGTTTCAGGTGCAGTTCTAATCGGGTTGGCTGCGATGGGCATTCCAATCGAGTACTTGCTTTCTGCAGCGATTATGTCTGCGCCCGCAGGTTTAATGCTTGCAAAGCTGATCATTCCTGAAACAGATCCTCTCAATCCAGATGAATGGAAAGAGATGGACGACTACATGGGTGAATCTAAAAAAGACACCAATATTATGGATGTCATTATCAATGGATCTAGGGAAGGGTTAAACCTCGCTGTCAATGCAGGGATCATCTTGATTTCTATTATTGGACTTGTTGCATTGTTGAACGGAATATTAGGCGGGGTCGGATCATTATTCGGATTCCCTGAGCTCTCATTTGAAACGATCACGGGGTATATCTTTGCGCCGGTCGCGCTCATCATCGGTATTCCTTGGGATGAAGCACTTGCTGCAGGGAACTTGCTCGGACAGAAAATGATTTTAAATGAATTCGTTGCATTTACATCGTTTTCAACGATGATTGAACAGTTCTCCGAAAAATCGATTGCAATTCTGACATTTGCATTATCCGGCTTTGCGAATATCGGATCAATCGGAATCATTCTCGGGATTATGATCGGTGTCGCACCGACTCGTAAAAAGGATATTCAAGCGATGGCTATTAAAGCATTGATTGCAGCTACTTTAGCTAACTTGCTAAACGGAGCGATTGTAGGAATATTCTTCTTCTAA
- a CDS encoding methyl-accepting chemotaxis protein, whose translation MAKSLKTKIIFAALILFFVGTVLMAFMLNGQVKKRSLESVIDSSDAISNQIGHAVENFLAQYSKGVDALIDSDEIMNFTGPRGSNVSEAELIQRLESFLEVYSDAVAVYYAQPSKHTVIYPVSDLSGFDPTSRPWYEIAIGEPGKVQWSSPYIDEVSGDFMITASIAVEKNGRVVGVAGVDLMLSAITDMLNSTYIPHDGYSTLFDENGTAIAHPTLSGENLMETAYVKNMYSWDQGDEAFKDENGKKLISVHSTIPEFGWKVSTVYEQNKLMEMSRQLLLSIFIISIITLAVVGIGLYFLISRMLKPIARLRSLMDDVAKGDLTVQSDIHTKDEIGQLGENFNKMIANMHDIISVVNQSADNVRTNSESLSAVAEETSASSSEVAHAVNEIAHGASRSAEDAETVTEKSDELGRQINDITERAISMKTIAEHTGEMNANGQTQMHNLQQTFESSGTNLKSMNDAISTLGEKVKEIGGVMETITDISSQTNLLALNASIEAARAGEHGKGFAVVAEEVRKLAELSARATEEVKVTVLQLQEESRLVTSQMDETITTFRDQESVVQETEKTFAQLSDLMETMQASIDSISNEIHSVARHKDEVTMTIQTMAATSQETAAACEEVSASTDEQLRAIQSVTDAAETLTDLSEKLNLAIDRFKM comes from the coding sequence ATGGCCAAATCGCTAAAAACAAAAATCATCTTTGCGGCTCTTATTTTATTCTTTGTGGGAACTGTACTCATGGCATTCATGCTCAATGGACAAGTGAAGAAACGTTCGTTGGAAAGCGTCATCGATTCAAGTGATGCCATTTCTAACCAGATCGGGCACGCTGTAGAGAACTTTCTTGCACAATATTCGAAAGGCGTTGATGCACTTATCGATTCGGATGAAATCATGAACTTCACTGGCCCTAGAGGCTCAAATGTAAGTGAAGCGGAGCTGATTCAAAGACTGGAAAGCTTTTTGGAAGTCTATTCCGATGCAGTGGCAGTCTATTATGCACAACCATCCAAGCATACGGTCATCTACCCGGTGTCCGATTTAAGCGGCTTCGATCCGACGAGCCGTCCATGGTATGAAATTGCGATTGGTGAACCAGGCAAGGTTCAATGGTCGTCACCATACATCGATGAGGTCAGCGGCGACTTCATGATTACTGCTTCCATTGCTGTCGAGAAGAATGGAAGAGTAGTCGGTGTGGCCGGGGTTGACCTCATGTTGTCCGCGATCACCGACATGCTGAACTCGACATATATTCCGCATGATGGCTATTCCACACTTTTTGACGAAAACGGCACGGCGATTGCACACCCGACGTTAAGCGGGGAAAACTTGATGGAGACTGCCTATGTCAAGAATATGTACAGTTGGGATCAGGGGGATGAGGCATTCAAAGATGAGAATGGCAAAAAGTTGATCAGTGTCCATTCGACAATCCCCGAGTTTGGTTGGAAGGTCAGCACAGTCTATGAACAGAATAAACTTATGGAAATGTCCCGGCAGCTGTTACTTTCCATTTTCATCATATCTATTATCACACTCGCAGTTGTCGGAATTGGCCTGTACTTCCTCATTAGTAGGATGTTGAAACCGATTGCCCGTCTCCGAAGCTTGATGGATGACGTTGCAAAAGGTGATTTGACCGTTCAATCAGATATCCATACGAAAGATGAGATTGGACAGCTTGGCGAAAACTTCAACAAAATGATTGCCAACATGCATGACATCATTTCCGTCGTCAATCAATCCGCGGACAATGTCAGGACAAACTCGGAAAGTTTGAGTGCCGTGGCAGAAGAGACGAGTGCATCCAGCTCGGAAGTTGCACATGCTGTCAATGAAATCGCACATGGCGCTTCAAGATCAGCGGAAGATGCCGAAACGGTCACGGAAAAGTCCGATGAACTCGGGCGGCAAATTAATGACATTACAGAACGCGCGATTTCAATGAAGACAATCGCGGAGCATACAGGAGAGATGAACGCGAACGGACAAACCCAAATGCACAATCTTCAACAGACATTCGAATCATCAGGCACAAATCTGAAGTCGATGAACGATGCAATTAGTACGCTCGGCGAAAAGGTTAAGGAGATCGGCGGCGTCATGGAAACGATCACTGACATTTCTTCACAGACGAATCTTCTCGCACTGAACGCAAGCATTGAAGCAGCTCGCGCAGGCGAACACGGAAAAGGCTTTGCGGTCGTCGCAGAAGAAGTCCGGAAACTTGCGGAATTGTCCGCACGTGCTACGGAAGAAGTCAAAGTGACCGTCCTGCAATTGCAAGAAGAGTCACGACTCGTAACATCCCAGATGGATGAAACAATCACTACATTCCGTGACCAAGAAAGCGTCGTCCAAGAAACGGAAAAGACATTCGCCCAACTATCCGATTTAATGGAGACGATGCAAGCTTCAATCGACTCGATTTCCAATGAAATTCATAGCGTAGCCCGTCATAAGGATGAAGTTACGATGACGATCCAGACGATGGCGGCCACATCCCAAGAAACAGCGGCAGCATGCGAGGAAGTCAGCGCCTCAACCGACGAGCAGCTACGTGCAATCCAATCCGTCACAGATGCTGCAGAAACACTGACAGACTTAAGTGAAAAACTGAACCTTGCAATTGATCGGTTTAAAATGTGA
- a CDS encoding electron transfer flavoprotein subunit alpha/FixB family protein, with protein MSKKVLVLGEAREGALRNVSFEAIAAAKAVAGAGEIVAVLLGDGIASLAEELIHYGADRVVTVEHPHLKHYTSDGYSQGFMAVYEQEKPEAIVFGHTALGKDLSPKITSKLSSGLISDVTAIEGEADDTLFIRPIYSGKAFEKVKHKDGLLLFTVRPNNIASIEKDGSRTGDVTSLSVDITNLRTVIKEVVRKSTEGVDLSEAKVVIAGGRGVKSADGFKPLQELANLLGGAVGASRGACDADYCDYSLQIGQTGKVVTPDLYIAAGISGAIQHMAGMSNSKIIVAINKDPEANIFKVADYGIVGDLFEVIPMMIEEIKQLHVHA; from the coding sequence ATGTCTAAAAAAGTGTTAGTGCTAGGGGAAGCGCGCGAAGGGGCTTTACGAAATGTATCATTTGAAGCAATTGCTGCTGCGAAAGCAGTGGCAGGTGCCGGTGAAATTGTTGCAGTCCTACTTGGTGATGGTATTGCTTCGCTAGCAGAAGAATTGATTCATTATGGGGCAGACCGTGTTGTAACAGTGGAACACCCTCATTTGAAGCATTATACATCAGATGGATATAGTCAAGGATTCATGGCGGTGTACGAACAGGAAAAGCCGGAAGCGATCGTTTTCGGCCATACGGCACTAGGGAAAGATTTGTCGCCGAAAATTACTAGTAAACTGTCATCCGGCTTGATCTCCGATGTGACAGCGATTGAAGGGGAAGCCGATGATACGCTTTTTATCCGGCCCATCTATTCTGGGAAAGCGTTCGAAAAAGTGAAGCACAAGGATGGCCTGCTGCTTTTCACTGTCCGTCCAAACAACATTGCTTCAATTGAAAAAGACGGCAGTCGTACTGGCGACGTCACTTCCTTGTCGGTTGATATTACAAATCTCCGCACCGTCATCAAAGAAGTGGTACGCAAATCGACAGAGGGCGTCGATCTTTCCGAAGCAAAAGTGGTCATTGCAGGCGGTCGGGGCGTGAAAAGCGCAGACGGTTTCAAGCCGCTGCAAGAGTTAGCGAATCTTCTTGGCGGTGCAGTCGGCGCATCCCGCGGTGCATGTGACGCGGATTACTGTGATTACTCCTTGCAAATAGGTCAAACAGGTAAAGTCGTTACACCGGATCTTTACATCGCGGCAGGAATTTCGGGGGCCATCCAGCATATGGCCGGGATGTCCAATTCGAAAATCATCGTGGCCATCAATAAGGATCCTGAAGCAAACATATTCAAAGTGGCCGACTACGGCATTGTCGGCGATCTGTTTGAGGTTATCCCAATGATGATCGAAGAAATCAAACAGTTGCATGTGCATGCATAA
- a CDS encoding LacI family DNA-binding transcriptional regulator has protein sequence MASIRDVAKHASVSVATVSRVLNDKGYVSAETRKKVEAAIAELNYRPNEVARSLFKKQSKTIGLILPDIMNPFFPELARAIEDTASKLGYTVILCNSDEDEEKAQRYVDVLLQKYVDGIIISSNTIQEKTIRELTIPVVCIDREISKDIPTIVVDNKNGARMATRFLREKGRRKIAHIRGPLDIVNANERCEGYREVVADEQWFRESYIVNGNYRMETATEAVLELLRQHSEIDGIFAANDTMAIGAMKAAYQHGLKVPEEISIIGFDGIALGKASIPELTTIEQPLYELGQKAAKVLIKLIKGQNIEKTFYQFDVQLVERDST, from the coding sequence ATGGCTTCTATTAGGGATGTTGCAAAACATGCAAGCGTATCCGTTGCAACCGTGTCACGAGTGTTAAATGACAAAGGGTATGTGAGTGCAGAAACACGGAAGAAAGTGGAGGCTGCTATCGCGGAACTAAACTATCGACCGAATGAAGTTGCAAGAAGCTTGTTCAAAAAGCAATCGAAAACGATCGGATTAATTCTGCCGGATATTATGAATCCATTCTTTCCTGAATTAGCCCGAGCGATTGAAGATACTGCATCCAAACTAGGATATACCGTGATTTTATGCAATTCCGATGAAGATGAGGAAAAAGCACAGCGGTACGTAGACGTTTTGCTCCAGAAATATGTAGATGGCATTATCATTTCCTCCAACACAATACAGGAAAAAACGATTCGTGAACTGACTATACCTGTCGTTTGCATAGACAGGGAAATTAGTAAAGATATCCCGACAATTGTCGTTGATAATAAAAACGGCGCGCGAATGGCTACGCGCTTTTTAAGAGAAAAAGGTCGTAGGAAAATCGCTCATATTAGAGGGCCGCTCGATATAGTAAACGCCAATGAGCGTTGCGAAGGCTATCGAGAAGTAGTGGCAGACGAACAATGGTTCAGAGAAAGTTATATCGTCAATGGAAACTACCGTATGGAAACGGCAACAGAGGCGGTGCTTGAGCTTTTACGGCAGCATTCCGAAATTGATGGGATTTTCGCAGCGAATGACACGATGGCGATTGGTGCGATGAAAGCCGCCTACCAGCATGGATTGAAGGTTCCTGAAGAGATTTCGATCATTGGATTTGACGGCATTGCTTTAGGGAAGGCATCAATACCAGAACTGACAACGATCGAACAGCCTTTGTATGAGTTAGGGCAGAAGGCGGCAAAGGTGCTCATCAAGCTCATAAAAGGGCAAAATATCGAAAAAACATTTTATCAATTTGATGTTCAATTAGTGGAAAGAGATTCAACGTAA
- a CDS encoding nucleoside hydrolase, producing MKKVILDVDTGVDDALAILYAVNSKQLDILGITAVSGNVPLEQVNINTNRIVKLLGVEDQINVYKGADRPLLKQPYHEFRVHGNDGVGGALDDIAIDIPDHDVFAPDFIIEQAKKHKGELTLIAVGPLTNVALAVRKEPRLAEWLKEVIIMGGLVQSAGRGNTIPTSEFNIYADAEAAKIVFHSGMNITLVSLDVTRQVLLTEEHIEELKGTKYYDFVKQSTVDYRQFSINLYGINGCALHDPLSVGVALDPTFVQTEKYYVDVETQSELSYGQTICDFRNILKKEPNVNICVGVDSERFLQNFLEYLKR from the coding sequence TTGAAAAAGGTCATTTTAGACGTGGATACGGGTGTAGATGATGCACTCGCCATCCTTTATGCAGTTAATAGTAAACAACTAGATATTCTTGGGATTACAGCAGTTTCCGGTAATGTCCCGCTCGAGCAAGTGAATATCAACACCAATAGAATTGTGAAGCTGTTGGGAGTGGAAGACCAAATCAACGTGTATAAAGGTGCAGACCGTCCACTCTTAAAACAGCCTTATCACGAGTTCCGGGTACACGGGAATGACGGCGTCGGCGGAGCGCTTGACGATATCGCGATTGATATTCCTGATCATGATGTCTTTGCTCCGGACTTTATTATTGAGCAAGCGAAAAAGCATAAAGGTGAACTTACGCTAATTGCAGTCGGCCCTCTTACGAACGTTGCGTTGGCTGTACGTAAAGAGCCAAGATTGGCAGAATGGCTGAAAGAAGTCATCATTATGGGTGGCCTCGTCCAATCAGCGGGAAGAGGAAATACGATCCCAACATCTGAATTCAATATTTATGCCGATGCAGAAGCAGCAAAAATCGTTTTCCATTCAGGAATGAACATTACGTTAGTAAGTTTAGACGTAACGAGACAAGTGTTGCTAACAGAAGAGCATATCGAGGAATTGAAAGGTACGAAGTATTACGATTTTGTTAAGCAAAGCACTGTCGATTACAGACAATTTTCGATTAACCTCTACGGTATAAATGGCTGCGCGTTGCACGATCCATTGTCGGTCGGTGTCGCTCTAGATCCGACGTTCGTTCAAACAGAAAAATATTATGTCGATGTAGAAACACAATCCGAACTAAGCTACGGACAAACGATCTGTGACTTCAGGAACATCCTGAAGAAAGAACCAAACGTCAACATCTGTGTTGGTGTAGACAGCGAAAGATTCCTACAAAATTTCTTAGAGTACTTAAAAAGATAA
- a CDS encoding Na+/H+ antiporter NhaC family protein: MSNEQLKKGSLLAFLPLIVFVILFIGSGIVTKDFYNMPLNVAMLIAAAVALTMNRRETFSKKVDVFMKHAGHPNIILMAVIFLLAGAFAGVAKGMGAVESTVNLGLSLLPANLLIVGLFVIGCFISISMGTSMGTIVALAPIGVGIAAQTDVPLALAMATVIGGAMFGDNLSMISDTTIAAVRTQQTKMKDKFKVNFFIVVPGAIVTMILLALLTHGNSAELTGEYPFELIKILPYVAVLVAALLGAHVLIVLVGGTVFAGIIGLLDGSYDLASFLQTASAGIMSMEDLAIVSILIGGIVGIIQHNGGLDYLLRVITSKIKSKKGAEFGIAGLVSAADIATANNTIAIIITGPVAKRIADEYGIDPRKSASLLDTFSSVWQGVLPYGVQVLAAAGLAAISPLSIIVYSFYPVLMGICCVVAILIGYPRFKKA; this comes from the coding sequence ATGTCGAATGAACAATTGAAAAAAGGGAGTCTTTTGGCGTTTTTGCCGCTCATTGTCTTTGTTATCCTATTTATCGGCTCAGGAATCGTGACGAAAGACTTTTACAATATGCCTTTGAACGTCGCGATGCTTATCGCGGCTGCTGTGGCGCTTACGATGAATCGGCGGGAGACGTTTAGTAAAAAGGTAGATGTTTTTATGAAGCATGCGGGGCATCCGAATATCATTTTAATGGCTGTCATTTTTCTTTTGGCGGGTGCCTTTGCGGGCGTTGCAAAAGGGATGGGGGCAGTTGAATCGACGGTCAATCTTGGACTGTCGTTGCTGCCCGCGAATTTGCTTATAGTCGGCTTGTTTGTCATCGGCTGTTTCATATCAATTTCGATGGGGACGTCAATGGGCACAATTGTCGCGTTGGCTCCCATCGGTGTAGGGATTGCCGCGCAAACGGACGTCCCCTTGGCGCTCGCCATGGCAACGGTCATTGGCGGCGCGATGTTCGGAGATAATTTATCGATGATTTCGGATACGACGATTGCGGCGGTCCGAACGCAACAGACAAAAATGAAGGACAAGTTCAAAGTGAACTTCTTCATCGTTGTTCCGGGTGCGATAGTGACCATGATTCTCCTCGCTCTGTTGACGCATGGCAATTCAGCGGAATTAACGGGTGAATATCCATTCGAATTGATTAAGATCTTGCCGTATGTGGCTGTTTTAGTTGCGGCATTACTCGGTGCGCATGTTTTGATTGTGCTAGTCGGCGGTACGGTTTTCGCGGGTATCATTGGACTGTTGGATGGTTCCTACGATCTGGCTAGTTTCTTGCAGACGGCATCAGCCGGCATTATGTCGATGGAGGACTTGGCAATTGTCTCCATTTTAATCGGAGGAATCGTCGGGATCATTCAGCATAATGGAGGTCTTGATTACTTATTGCGAGTGATTACGAGCAAGATCAAGTCGAAAAAAGGTGCCGAATTCGGGATTGCAGGCTTAGTGAGTGCAGCGGATATTGCAACCGCCAATAATACAATCGCAATCATCATTACGGGTCCGGTCGCAAAACGCATCGCGGATGAATACGGCATCGATCCCCGCAAGTCGGCCAGTTTGCTTGATACATTCTCTAGCGTCTGGCAAGGCGTCTTGCCGTACGGTGTCCAAGTATTGGCAGCCGCGGGACTAGCTGCGATTTCACCGTTAAGCATCATCGTTTATTCGTTTTATCCTGTATTGATGGGGATTTGCTGTGTCGTTGCGATATTGATTGGTTATCCACGGTTTAAAAAAGCATAG
- the rbsK gene encoding ribokinase, with the protein MGQAPNITIVGSINMDIVTITDQLPKMGETILGQQFQMNPGGKGANQAVASARLGAAVQMIGCVGEDLFGNEMIAHLNSEGVDVSNVEQVAPQTGTASITVSNKDNNIIVVPGANNHVTASFVEAKRDVIAASDILILQLEIPLEGVQKAVEIAKENGVIVILNPAPIRELPADLLNKVDYLTPNEHEIKHLTTEENHAELIEKVILTKGSEGVSYFQKGKEMNIPAYTIDVVDTTGAGDSFNAGFAVALGQGLSVEAACLYGNAVAALSTTRLGAQTGMPTAPEVQEFLINKN; encoded by the coding sequence ATGGGACAAGCTCCTAACATAACAATCGTCGGAAGCATCAATATGGACATCGTGACGATTACCGATCAATTGCCTAAAATGGGCGAAACGATACTCGGTCAGCAGTTTCAAATGAATCCAGGTGGTAAGGGTGCAAACCAAGCAGTCGCGTCCGCGAGACTTGGCGCAGCCGTTCAAATGATTGGCTGTGTAGGTGAAGATCTTTTCGGTAATGAGATGATCGCACACCTTAACAGCGAAGGCGTTGACGTGAGCAATGTGGAACAAGTTGCTCCACAGACTGGAACTGCTTCCATCACCGTTTCTAATAAAGATAATAATATCATTGTTGTTCCGGGTGCGAATAATCATGTAACAGCTTCATTCGTCGAAGCTAAGAGAGACGTAATTGCAGCGAGTGACATTCTAATTCTGCAACTTGAGATACCGTTGGAAGGTGTCCAAAAGGCAGTTGAAATTGCGAAGGAAAATGGCGTGATTGTCATATTGAATCCGGCTCCTATCCGTGAGCTGCCAGCTGATCTACTGAATAAAGTCGATTATTTAACTCCGAACGAACATGAGATTAAGCATTTGACTACTGAGGAAAATCATGCGGAACTTATTGAGAAGGTGATCCTGACTAAAGGCAGTGAAGGTGTTTCTTATTTCCAGAAGGGCAAGGAGATGAACATACCGGCTTACACCATTGACGTTGTAGATACGACGGGTGCTGGCGATTCATTCAATGCCGGCTTTGCTGTGGCCTTAGGGCAAGGGTTATCTGTAGAAGCTGCTTGTCTTTATGGCAATGCAGTAGCTGCTTTATCGACGACAAGGCTCGGCGCACAAACGGGAATGCCAACTGCTCCTGAAGTGCAGGAGTTTCTAATCAATAAAAACTAA
- a CDS encoding methyl-accepting chemotaxis protein: MFTSIKTKIIVTVSVLFIIGMTLMTVLSSIHVKDKTRENLIMQSEVLVHEIGSYVENFIDLHEKGLTQLANSSYVTDFANVDGNFEEYITAMEQEFYSFQTLYDNTSMLYFALPSKEMLTVPNADLGSDYNPTEYEWYQEAAANPDKVYWTEPHIDRATGEYTISAIKAVQKNGELVGVLGLDIRMDKLAATVSNKDIGHNGFIALFDAEGTAMVHPELAGENIIDLPYVAEMYDYQSGSERREIQYTDDGVSRVNTFATVSSLGWKVAAIYDTKEIDLLANSMRFGMIIIAGGILVLLIAVLYPIINRTVKPIGKLKTLMQAVSNGDLTVRSSIKTKDEIGELGNYFNKMIEDTNAVIAVVNQSAEDVHSRSETLSATAEETNASSNEVAHAVGEIANGASRSAEDAEAVTEQAELLGKEINGIEKKAAQMQELATRVSDMNSNGQMQMNELKQSFGDWEIEMRSMADVIDTLEERVKAIGGVMETITEISSQTNLLALNASIEAARAGEHGKGFAVVADEVRKLAEQSVRSTEEVKTTVIELQEGAQQVSQQMIDTRENFRKQGHVVNDTEATFDQLTAVMSDMESSISSIYEEIQKVAVYKDEVSETIQTMAATSQETAAACEEVSASSEEQLRAIQTVTEAAETLTALSEDLSKTVHRFTF, encoded by the coding sequence ATGTTTACGTCAATTAAAACCAAAATCATCGTTACAGTATCAGTCTTGTTCATTATCGGCATGACTCTCATGACTGTACTTTCAAGTATTCATGTGAAGGATAAAACAAGGGAAAATCTAATCATGCAAAGTGAAGTGCTTGTACATGAAATAGGTTCTTATGTTGAAAACTTCATTGATTTGCATGAGAAAGGGCTCACTCAGTTGGCTAATTCCTCTTACGTAACGGATTTTGCTAATGTAGATGGCAATTTTGAAGAATACATAACCGCAATGGAACAGGAATTCTATTCATTCCAAACTTTATATGATAATACGTCTATGCTATATTTCGCTTTGCCATCGAAAGAGATGCTAACCGTTCCAAACGCTGATTTGGGCAGTGACTATAATCCAACTGAGTATGAATGGTACCAAGAAGCGGCCGCAAATCCCGATAAAGTTTATTGGACAGAACCGCATATAGACCGTGCGACAGGCGAATACACAATCAGCGCTATAAAAGCAGTTCAAAAAAATGGGGAGCTTGTCGGCGTGTTAGGTCTTGATATTCGTATGGACAAATTGGCAGCAACTGTTTCGAATAAGGACATTGGCCATAACGGATTTATCGCACTTTTCGATGCAGAAGGAACAGCGATGGTGCATCCAGAATTGGCAGGGGAAAATATAATCGACTTGCCCTACGTAGCTGAAATGTATGATTATCAAAGCGGTAGCGAACGCCGCGAAATTCAATACACTGATGACGGCGTTTCAAGAGTCAATACATTTGCGACAGTGTCCAGCTTAGGATGGAAGGTAGCCGCGATATACGATACGAAAGAAATTGATCTGTTAGCAAACTCTATGCGATTTGGCATGATCATTATTGCCGGAGGTATTTTAGTATTACTCATCGCAGTCCTTTACCCGATCATCAACCGCACAGTAAAACCAATCGGCAAGCTGAAAACACTTATGCAAGCAGTTTCTAACGGTGATTTGACTGTCAGATCTTCCATTAAAACAAAAGATGAAATCGGTGAACTTGGAAACTACTTCAATAAAATGATTGAAGACACAAATGCTGTAATCGCTGTCGTCAATCAATCTGCAGAGGACGTACACTCACGTTCTGAAACCTTAAGCGCAACCGCGGAGGAAACAAACGCCTCAAGCAATGAAGTCGCTCACGCTGTCGGAGAAATCGCGAATGGTGCATCCCGCTCTGCTGAAGATGCTGAAGCAGTTACGGAGCAAGCCGAATTATTAGGTAAGGAAATCAATGGAATTGAGAAGAAAGCGGCCCAAATGCAGGAACTTGCCACAAGGGTCAGTGACATGAATTCCAATGGACAAATGCAAATGAACGAGTTAAAACAATCTTTTGGAGACTGGGAGATTGAAATGCGGTCCATGGCCGACGTAATTGACACACTCGAAGAAAGAGTGAAGGCTATCGGCGGTGTCATGGAAACAATCACCGAGATTTCATCACAAACAAATCTGCTAGCACTGAATGCAAGCATTGAAGCAGCACGTGCCGGAGAACACGGCAAAGGCTTTGCAGTCGTTGCAGATGAAGTCCGTAAATTGGCTGAACAATCGGTTCGATCGACGGAAGAGGTAAAAACGACTGTCATTGAATTACAAGAAGGCGCTCAACAAGTCTCTCAACAAATGATTGACACAAGGGAAAACTTCCGTAAACAAGGCCATGTCGTCAACGACACCGAAGCAACTTTCGATCAATTAACTGCAGTCATGTCCGATATGGAATCATCCATCAGCTCAATCTACGAGGAGATTCAAAAAGTTGCCGTCTACAAAGACGAAGTGAGCGAAACAATCCAAACAATGGCAGCCACTTCACAAGAAACCGCAGCAGCTTGCGAAGAAGTTAGTGCGTCATCAGAAGAACAGTTACGCGCGATTCAAACAGTAACCGAGGCTGCAGAAACGTTGACAGCACTTAGCGAGGATTTGAGTAAAACGGTACATCGATTTACATTTTGA